From Verrucomicrobiota bacterium, a single genomic window includes:
- a CDS encoding DegQ family serine endoprotease, which translates to MKTAWKRIGAIGLVALMGGALTWVTTTLAFEKSSGGKSAKTTVPIVVNESPVTRENKMTTSFSPVVKKVAPSVVNVFTTKTVKNPSPEMLPFFGDPFFRRFFGDQFDENQPRRRQQPQQPRTFKERSLGSGVIVTKDGYILTNNHVVDGADEIKVTQEKSKQEYSAKVVGRDPKTDVAVLKIDAKDLPFVTFADSDKIEVGDVVLAIGNPFGIGQTVTMGIVSATGRGGMGIEDYEDFIQTDAAINPGNSGGALVDAEGRLVGVNTAIYSRSGGNMGVGFAIPVNLVRSVMDQLIHGGKVVRGYLGVMLQELTPELAKEFKVPDSGGALVGEVMERSAAAEAGLKYGDVIIEFDGKAVQDHRTLKLMVGQTPPGKKVDVKVLRDGKEKTFKVTLKEMAEEKAAAGTREPSEKESDALNGVEVGDIDAAARSQLKIPASVSGALITNVDPNSASFEAGLREGDVIQEVDHKSVKNAEEAVEVSKHIKVKKVLVRVWSKGGSRFIIVDESKEK; encoded by the coding sequence ATGAAAACTGCATGGAAAAGAATTGGAGCCATTGGTCTGGTGGCGTTGATGGGCGGCGCGCTGACCTGGGTCACAACCACCCTGGCATTTGAAAAATCGTCCGGCGGGAAATCGGCCAAGACGACGGTGCCCATCGTCGTTAATGAATCGCCGGTAACGCGCGAAAACAAAATGACCACGAGTTTTTCGCCCGTGGTGAAAAAGGTCGCGCCGAGTGTCGTGAATGTGTTCACGACCAAGACGGTGAAGAATCCATCCCCGGAAATGCTTCCGTTTTTTGGCGACCCGTTTTTCCGGAGGTTCTTTGGCGACCAGTTTGATGAGAACCAGCCGCGACGGCGACAACAGCCACAGCAGCCGCGAACCTTCAAGGAACGCAGCCTCGGCTCCGGCGTCATTGTCACCAAGGACGGCTATATCCTGACGAACAATCACGTTGTGGACGGCGCCGATGAAATCAAGGTGACCCAGGAAAAATCCAAACAGGAATACAGTGCAAAAGTTGTCGGCCGTGATCCTAAGACGGACGTCGCCGTGCTGAAGATCGACGCGAAAGACCTGCCGTTCGTTACGTTTGCCGACAGTGACAAGATTGAAGTCGGCGATGTGGTGCTGGCCATTGGCAATCCCTTCGGCATCGGCCAGACCGTCACAATGGGGATCGTCAGCGCCACCGGTCGCGGCGGCATGGGCATCGAAGACTACGAAGACTTCATTCAAACCGACGCCGCGATCAATCCGGGAAACTCCGGCGGCGCGTTGGTGGATGCGGAAGGCCGGTTGGTTGGCGTCAACACCGCCATCTACAGTCGCAGTGGCGGCAACATGGGTGTCGGGTTCGCCATTCCGGTAAACTTGGTGCGCAGCGTCATGGATCAACTCATCCACGGAGGCAAAGTGGTGCGCGGTTATTTGGGGGTAATGCTTCAGGAATTAACGCCGGAACTCGCGAAGGAATTCAAAGTGCCCGACTCTGGCGGAGCGCTGGTTGGGGAAGTCATGGAACGTAGCGCCGCTGCGGAAGCCGGATTGAAATACGGGGACGTGATCATTGAGTTTGACGGCAAGGCCGTTCAAGACCACCGGACTTTGAAGTTGATGGTTGGCCAGACCCCGCCCGGCAAGAAAGTCGATGTCAAGGTGCTTCGCGACGGGAAAGAAAAGACCTTCAAAGTTACGCTGAAGGAAATGGCGGAAGAAAAAGCCGCCGCTGGCACTCGCGAACCCAGTGAAAAGGAGAGCGATGCGCTCAACGGCGTTGAGGTCGGCGACATTGACGCGGCGGCGCGCAGCCAATTAAAAATCCCCGCCAGTGTGAGTGGGGCGCTGATCACGAACGTGGACCCAAATTCTGCTTCCTTTGAAGCTGGCTTGCGCGAAGGCGATGTAATTCAGGAGGTCGATCACAAATCGGTCAAGAACGCGGAAGAAGCTGTGGAAGTCAGCAAGCACATCAAGGTGAAGAAGGTGCTCGTGCGGGTTTGGAGCAAGGGTGGCAGCCGATTCATCATCGTGGACGAGAGCAAAGAGAAGTAA
- a CDS encoding MBL fold metallo-hydrolase, whose translation MNSPNSTAWLPSLAALLLSPVLSTAEVNKAEQIAPDVYFHEGDLQGHGHCNNGWIVFEDYVLVIDGNFPSGAQEIIPKIKAITDKPIRFAFDTHHHGDHAYGNQVWVDNGAVPVAHVGVIDEMKKYETGYYGGKPGRWEDAAKGRKDVAASKLKPPSLLYDKDMIFDDGKHRVELHYFGVAHTHGDGFAWLPKEKILFTGDACVNGPYNYMNDGNAEQWVKTLAAAKKLGAKTICPGHGPMGTGQVLEDQQKFFVELRKQVSKYASKKPEEVKAAVDDIKAALLKQKPIAHYVGDFFPAQVEKVYVEMGGKPFQPQTAAVDDHQQHARDHGKELVQSK comes from the coding sequence ATGAACTCTCCCAATTCAACAGCTTGGCTTCCTTCCCTCGCGGCACTTTTGTTATCGCCCGTCCTTTCCACTGCCGAAGTGAACAAGGCGGAGCAAATCGCGCCGGACGTTTATTTCCATGAAGGCGACCTCCAAGGCCACGGTCATTGCAACAATGGCTGGATTGTTTTTGAAGATTATGTGCTGGTCATCGACGGCAATTTCCCGTCCGGCGCGCAAGAGATCATTCCCAAGATCAAGGCCATCACGGACAAGCCGATTCGTTTCGCCTTCGATACGCATCATCACGGCGACCACGCCTACGGCAATCAAGTCTGGGTGGACAACGGCGCGGTGCCGGTCGCACACGTCGGCGTCATTGACGAGATGAAGAAGTATGAAACCGGCTATTACGGCGGCAAGCCGGGTCGCTGGGAAGACGCCGCCAAGGGCCGCAAGGATGTCGCCGCGAGCAAATTGAAACCACCCTCGCTGCTTTACGACAAGGACATGATCTTCGACGACGGCAAACATCGCGTGGAGTTGCATTACTTCGGCGTGGCGCACACGCACGGCGACGGCTTCGCGTGGTTGCCCAAGGAAAAAATCCTGTTCACCGGCGACGCCTGCGTGAACGGCCCATACAACTACATGAACGACGGCAACGCGGAGCAATGGGTCAAGACTCTGGCCGCCGCCAAGAAACTCGGCGCCAAAACGATTTGCCCAGGGCACGGTCCCATGGGCACAGGTCAAGTTCTCGAAGACCAACAGAAGTTTTTTGTTGAATTACGGAAACAGGTCAGCAAGTACGCGAGCAAGAAGCCGGAAGAAGTAAAGGCAGCGGTGGATGACATCAAGGCCGCTCTGCTGAAACAAAAACCGATTGCGCATTATGTCGGCGATTTCTTTCCGGCCCAGGTCGAGAAGGTGTACGTCGAAATGGGCGGCAAACCGTTTCAACCTCAGACTGCAGCCGTTGACGATCACCAGCAACACGCCCGCGATCACGGCAAAGAGTTGGTCCAAAGCAAGTGA